In Paenibacillus sp. BIC5C1, a genomic segment contains:
- a CDS encoding DUF5107 domain-containing protein has product MKHEAVDHKMKVDPTGSSQVQVWETSVLIPTYEAGEADPNPMFLEKRIYQGSTGRVYPHPVIESISDVKHDKNYKLVILENQYIRIEIMPEIGGRIYRALDKTNNYDFVYYNRVIKPALVGLAGPWISGGIEFNWPQHHRPNTFGPVEYKYEATGDGSATVWVSEIDRMYGTKVTAAFKLYPDKAYLEIHAQLYNRTPEPQTFLWWANPAVAVNDYTQSVFPPDVTAVFDHGKRDVSRFPIATGTYYKQDYSEGVDISRYKNIPVPTSYMAYKSDYNFVGAYDHDVEAGLLHVANHHISPGKKQWTWGNGEFGQAWDRQLTDEDGPYIELMTGVYTDNQPDFTWLQPYEEKTFTQYFMPYKNIGVVKNASIEAAINLEVDAQAGEAVIKVYATSKLEHAVVELSGEATRYLQETVELSPVNVYQKVIPLERGEQEHDLKLLVRNKEGRLLISYQPKRPDIEQIPEAAKPLAAPEELRSTEELYLAGLHLEQYRHATFEPEAYYLEGLKRDNGDIRLNVAYGTLLLRRGLYIDSEQYFRKAIERLTWRNPNPYDSEAYYQLGVALRGQSRLDEAFTAFHKSVWSAAWQDAGYFSLAQISSLKGQYAEALEQIERSLNRNSRNYKARNLKAALLRKLGLIDHAKACALETLELDVADFGAYNELALAHAAMGDKEAAQGVLTELQQLMRNDAHNYLNVIADYMNSGFYEEAIAVGKRIMDPENSVYPMLHYALAELYERTGQHEHAQVARSKGQLANPTYCFPNTLFELELLVSAVHANPQDDKAHYYLGNFYYDKKRPIEAIASWEKSRELRDDFPTVHRNLGLAYYNKQNNPQAALTSLEQAFACAPDDGRIFFELDQLRKKLAWSTDERLHILEERRDLVEKRDDLYVEYVTLLNNLERYEEAITALSLRNFHPWEGGEGKVTGQYKLAHTELGKQALQNGHYEAAAQHLQLALVYPLNLGEGKLEGTQENNIYYYLGIAHEGQQRESEAIASYTIASQGLAEPTSALFYNDQPPEMIFYQGLAWLKLRNGKEAKRRFNKLIDYAEKHIFDDIKMDYFAVSLPDFLVFEDNLNRRNEIHCRYMRGLGLLGLGRDKEAGTEIDLVLEMEPNHQGAMVHRRYLRQLSDGFQS; this is encoded by the coding sequence ATGAAGCATGAGGCTGTGGATCACAAGATGAAGGTGGATCCAACCGGATCCAGTCAGGTACAAGTGTGGGAGACAAGTGTGTTGATACCTACATATGAGGCGGGTGAAGCTGACCCTAATCCTATGTTTCTGGAGAAAAGAATCTATCAGGGAAGCACCGGCCGTGTGTATCCGCATCCAGTGATCGAGAGTATCTCGGATGTGAAGCATGATAAAAATTACAAATTGGTTATTCTGGAGAATCAATATATCCGTATTGAGATCATGCCGGAAATCGGCGGCAGGATCTATCGTGCGCTTGACAAGACGAACAATTATGATTTTGTCTATTATAACCGCGTCATTAAGCCTGCACTGGTGGGCCTTGCCGGTCCTTGGATCTCCGGAGGAATTGAATTTAACTGGCCCCAGCATCACCGTCCTAATACATTTGGTCCGGTTGAATACAAATACGAAGCAACTGGCGATGGCAGTGCTACAGTATGGGTAAGTGAGATTGATCGGATGTACGGCACAAAAGTAACTGCAGCCTTCAAGCTCTATCCGGACAAGGCTTATTTGGAGATCCATGCTCAATTATACAATCGGACACCGGAGCCGCAGACCTTTCTGTGGTGGGCAAATCCGGCTGTAGCAGTTAATGATTACACGCAATCCGTGTTTCCTCCAGATGTAACGGCTGTATTTGATCATGGTAAAAGGGATGTCTCGCGTTTCCCTATCGCTACCGGAACGTATTATAAACAGGATTACTCGGAAGGCGTAGATATTTCCCGGTATAAGAACATCCCGGTTCCGACTTCGTACATGGCTTATAAATCCGATTATAATTTCGTCGGCGCATATGATCACGACGTAGAAGCCGGATTGCTGCATGTGGCGAATCATCATATTTCTCCCGGCAAGAAGCAATGGACGTGGGGGAATGGGGAGTTCGGTCAGGCGTGGGACCGTCAATTGACGGATGAAGATGGCCCGTACATTGAACTCATGACTGGAGTGTACACAGATAATCAGCCCGACTTCACATGGCTACAGCCTTACGAGGAGAAGACCTTCACTCAGTATTTCATGCCTTACAAGAACATCGGTGTCGTAAAAAATGCCTCCATCGAAGCAGCCATCAATCTGGAAGTTGATGCTCAAGCCGGAGAGGCAGTGATCAAGGTATATGCAACATCTAAACTTGAACATGCCGTCGTGGAGTTGAGTGGAGAAGCAACCCGGTATTTGCAGGAAACGGTTGAATTGTCTCCGGTGAATGTATATCAGAAAGTTATACCGCTGGAGAGAGGGGAGCAAGAGCATGATCTGAAGCTTTTGGTCCGAAATAAGGAAGGCAGGTTACTTATCTCCTATCAACCGAAACGTCCGGATATTGAACAGATCCCTGAAGCTGCTAAACCACTGGCAGCACCAGAAGAACTGCGTTCGACCGAAGAACTATATCTGGCAGGCCTGCATCTAGAGCAATATCGTCATGCAACGTTTGAGCCCGAAGCGTACTATCTGGAAGGTTTGAAGCGGGACAACGGTGATATCAGGTTAAATGTAGCTTACGGAACGTTACTGCTTCGCCGTGGATTATATATAGACAGCGAGCAGTATTTCCGCAAAGCTATTGAGCGGTTGACCTGGCGAAATCCGAACCCATACGATAGTGAGGCCTACTATCAGCTCGGAGTAGCACTTCGTGGCCAAAGCCGTTTGGATGAAGCTTTTACTGCTTTTCACAAATCGGTATGGTCGGCAGCGTGGCAGGATGCAGGGTACTTCTCCCTTGCTCAGATTTCCAGCTTGAAGGGCCAGTACGCCGAGGCACTGGAGCAGATTGAGCGTTCACTTAACCGCAATTCACGAAACTACAAAGCACGTAATCTGAAAGCCGCATTGCTGCGCAAGCTTGGTCTGATTGATCATGCAAAGGCCTGTGCGCTTGAAACCCTTGAATTGGATGTTGCGGATTTTGGAGCATATAATGAGTTGGCTTTGGCTCATGCAGCTATGGGAGATAAGGAGGCTGCACAAGGTGTTCTGACTGAATTGCAGCAATTGATGAGAAATGACGCCCACAACTATCTGAATGTCATTGCAGATTATATGAACAGCGGTTTCTATGAAGAAGCCATTGCAGTAGGGAAAAGAATAATGGACCCGGAAAATTCAGTCTATCCAATGCTGCATTATGCACTAGCTGAGTTATATGAACGTACCGGACAGCATGAACATGCTCAAGTTGCTCGCAGTAAAGGACAATTGGCCAACCCAACCTATTGTTTCCCGAACACGTTGTTTGAACTTGAGCTGCTGGTAAGTGCAGTTCATGCTAATCCGCAGGACGACAAGGCTCATTACTATCTCGGTAATTTCTATTATGACAAAAAAAGGCCGATCGAGGCGATTGCGAGCTGGGAGAAGTCCCGCGAACTGCGGGATGATTTTCCGACTGTACACCGAAACTTGGGGTTGGCCTATTATAACAAACAAAACAATCCGCAAGCGGCCCTAACTTCGCTTGAACAGGCCTTTGCTTGCGCACCGGATGATGGGCGTATTTTCTTTGAACTGGATCAGCTGCGTAAGAAGCTTGCGTGGTCTACAGACGAACGTCTTCATATCCTTGAAGAGCGGCGAGATCTGGTTGAGAAGCGGGATGATCTATATGTGGAATACGTAACCCTGTTAAACAATCTTGAACGTTATGAAGAGGCAATCACTGCCTTGTCTCTGCGCAATTTCCATCCGTGGGAAGGCGGAGAGGGGAAAGTGACGGGGCAATATAAGTTGGCTCATACCGAGCTTGGTAAACAAGCACTGCAAAACGGTCATTATGAAGCAGCAGCTCAGCATTTACAACTAGCATTAGTCTATCCGTTGAATCTGGGTGAAGGGAAGTTGGAAGGAACTCAGGAAAATAATATTTATTATTATCTCGGCATAGCCCACGAAGGTCAGCAGCGGGAATCAGAAGCCATCGCTAGTTACACTATAGCTTCACAGGGGCTTGCCGAGCCGACAAGTGCGTTGTTTTACAACGATCAGCCGCCAGAAATGATTTTCTACCAAGGGTTGGCCTGGTTGAAGCTTCGTAACGGGAAGGAAGCTAAGCGTCGTTTTAATAAATTGATTGATTATGCTGAAAAGCATATTTTTGACGACATTAAAATGGATTACTTTGCGGTATCTTTGCCTGACTTCCTGGTATTTGAGGACAATCTGAACCGGCGCAATGAAATCCATTGCCGGTACATGAGGGGGTTGGGACTTCTGGGGCTTGGTCGTGACAAAGAAGCCGGAACCGAAATTGATTTGGTTCTGGAAATGGAGCCTAATCATCAAGGGGCAATGGTTCATAGACGGTATCTCCGGCAACTGAGCGATGGATTTCAATCTTAA
- a CDS encoding AraC family transcriptional regulator: protein MTPDHIRKREGFVEEKLYVLPEYWMKELEQEELTSTLFITDIGYFPNAQYHFRERLEGSPSHIFIFCEAGEGWVELNHGERFMMQQGDMIIIPPETAHRYGAMYENPWSIYWFHFKGSHANRLVKLFGLSNASLALSPSGKARLMEWFVPTYEMLAERTYTLTTHVHVAQTTRQLLSGIGLNAVKSAQEKKRETYLEQAIQYMNVHMSGSISLTELANHVGVSKQHLIFLFNSETGVAPIEYFLRLKIQRAGHLLDLTEMSIKEVSSTVGISDPYYFSRLFKKISGFSPSSYRKIPKG, encoded by the coding sequence ATGACCCCAGACCACATACGAAAGCGTGAGGGATTTGTAGAGGAGAAGCTATATGTACTTCCAGAATACTGGATGAAAGAACTGGAACAAGAAGAACTAACCTCTACCTTATTTATTACGGACATCGGCTATTTCCCTAACGCTCAGTATCATTTCAGGGAGCGCCTGGAAGGCAGCCCCTCGCATATTTTCATCTTTTGCGAAGCGGGAGAAGGCTGGGTTGAGTTGAATCATGGAGAGCGATTTATGATGCAGCAAGGCGATATGATAATAATCCCACCCGAAACTGCACATCGTTACGGGGCAATGTACGAAAATCCATGGAGTATCTACTGGTTTCATTTCAAAGGTAGCCATGCGAATAGATTAGTGAAGTTGTTTGGTTTATCTAATGCATCACTCGCTTTATCCCCAAGCGGCAAAGCCCGCTTAATGGAATGGTTCGTACCTACCTATGAAATGCTCGCCGAACGGACATATACCCTGACTACCCATGTACATGTGGCCCAAACTACAAGACAGTTGCTCTCCGGGATTGGCTTAAATGCCGTCAAATCGGCACAAGAGAAGAAACGTGAAACTTATCTGGAACAGGCAATTCAATACATGAATGTACATATGAGTGGCTCTATTTCTCTTACGGAGTTAGCTAATCATGTCGGGGTATCGAAACAGCATCTGATCTTCCTGTTTAATTCTGAGACGGGCGTCGCTCCGATTGAATATTTCCTACGGCTCAAAATTCAACGGGCAGGTCATCTTCTTGATCTTACCGAAATGAGCATCAAGGAAGTCAGCTCTACAGTGGGCATCAGTGATCCCTATTATTTCTCCCGACTCTTCAAGAAGATTTCGGGATTCTCCCCTTCCAGCTACCGAAAGATTCCGAAAGGTTAG
- a CDS encoding multidrug effflux MFS transporter: protein MIKSNNWNVFGLALLLGLFSTLGPFTIDMYLPAFPEIAKNFNTSASLVQFSLTACLLGLGVGQLVMGPLSDAHGRRKPLLISMAAYIICSLACAFAPNIGLLILFRFTQGFAASAGIVISRAIARDLYSGHELTKFFSLLLLVGNLGPLAAPIAGSGILSFTTWIGVFISLSFLGVFLLIMTKWGLKESNPPERRMAADFKQQLGNYRTLLRDRKFVGYMLAQGIMTAGVFAYVAGTPFIYQNIYGVTPTVFAILFASNGISLIIGSQIVGRLAHRIPEQTLLLSGLWLALAASVAALVVTIVHGPLFALVIPLFFFVCSIGITSTAAFPLAMESQAKMAGSAAALLGVVPFLLGALVAPLVGIAGEDTAVPLGLTLLMTSLVAILTYFLLVKNISHHTPQHAQSDSNF from the coding sequence ATGATAAAGAGTAATAATTGGAATGTATTTGGCCTGGCATTGTTGTTGGGTTTATTTTCAACGTTAGGTCCATTTACTATTGATATGTATTTACCGGCTTTTCCTGAGATTGCAAAGAATTTCAATACAAGTGCATCACTTGTTCAGTTTAGTCTTACGGCTTGTTTATTAGGGCTAGGTGTGGGGCAGCTCGTTATGGGTCCTTTGAGTGATGCTCACGGTAGACGTAAACCGTTGTTAATCTCCATGGCAGCCTATATTATTTGCTCCTTGGCGTGCGCTTTTGCTCCTAATATTGGACTATTGATTTTGTTTCGTTTCACTCAAGGGTTTGCGGCTTCAGCAGGAATTGTCATTTCTCGTGCGATAGCTAGGGACCTTTATAGTGGACATGAACTCACTAAATTTTTCTCTTTGCTGTTGCTTGTAGGGAATTTGGGGCCTTTGGCAGCACCGATCGCTGGAAGTGGTATTCTTTCATTCACGACATGGATTGGTGTGTTTATCTCACTTTCATTTTTGGGCGTTTTCTTATTAATAATGACAAAATGGGGTTTGAAGGAGTCCAACCCGCCTGAACGACGCATGGCTGCCGACTTCAAACAACAGTTGGGGAATTACAGAACGCTTCTACGTGACCGCAAGTTTGTTGGCTATATGCTGGCCCAGGGGATCATGACGGCTGGGGTCTTTGCATATGTAGCAGGAACACCGTTTATTTACCAAAATATTTATGGGGTCACACCAACTGTATTTGCTATATTGTTTGCTTCGAACGGGATCAGCTTGATCATTGGTTCCCAAATCGTGGGGCGGTTGGCACACCGTATTCCTGAGCAGACCCTTCTATTGTCTGGACTGTGGCTTGCTTTAGCGGCAAGCGTTGCTGCTTTGGTTGTAACTATAGTTCATGGTCCGCTTTTCGCATTGGTCATTCCATTGTTCTTCTTTGTTTGCTCCATCGGTATTACGTCTACTGCAGCATTTCCGCTTGCAATGGAGAGCCAAGCCAAGATGGCTGGAAGTGCAGCAGCGCTGCTCGGCGTGGTTCCTTTTCTTTTAGGCGCCCTGGTTGCTCCTCTGGTTGGTATCGCAGGTGAAGACACTGCCGTCCCACTTGGACTCACGTTATTAATGACCAGTCTCGTGGCGATTCTTACGTACTTCCTACTCGTTAAAAACATATCGCATCACACACCTCAACATGCTCAGTCTGATTCTAACTTTTAA
- a CDS encoding FAD-dependent oxidoreductase: MRRETISFDVTVIGGGLSGICAAIAAARLGQKVALVHNRPVLGGNSSSEVRVWVCGATGHGVNRYARETGIMGELFIQNQQRNPEGNPYLWDVTLLEAVRAEPNLTLYMNTDVREVEADGEKDARIIRSVKGWMMGSEREITFESEMFLDCTGDGLIGFLAGAAYRIGREARHEFGEEWAPEVADDITLGSTLLFYTKDTGKPVRFVAPSFARDITTTPIPLKRVIRSGDSGCHYWWIEWGGELDTVHENEQIRDELWSVIYGIWDYIKNSGKFQAEDMTLEWVGSIPGKREYRRFLGDTILTQNDVMSQRPFEDRVAFGGWSIDLHPPQGMYASESGSKHLHADGIYHIPFGCLYSRNVSNLLFAGRNISASHVAFGTTRVMATCAVMGEAAGAGAALSVSKGITPRELREQHLTELQQTMLRTDASIIGLRNMDSADLAREGSISASSTMTRILINEPSEEYRLLADVGWLFPAEGGIEGLTLLVSAREATSLTIELWDTGRPENYVPANFKQAMDIEVDVGQKQWLEVPADSAMFGGDPCNVFIIVRANEAVSLYTSAVPISGVLAFERGVKPIVSSDLEDHQPNQPIIEWSMKRLVRKPFCFAVETGAYSPDKVINGYVRPFGGPQLWVSEPIANGREEWIEVKLPEPVDIREIHLTFNDDVNEDLINLHHHETPFLVIPELVKSYEVQAYINGEWVRFAGDSHNLTRKKIHRLENPIQSTRIRVIIKETHGGDRAEVYEIRLYDSHR; the protein is encoded by the coding sequence ATGAGACGCGAAACAATATCATTCGATGTTACGGTCATTGGCGGAGGACTTTCCGGAATTTGTGCCGCTATTGCAGCAGCGAGATTAGGTCAAAAGGTTGCACTCGTGCATAATCGTCCTGTACTTGGCGGCAATTCCAGCTCCGAGGTCCGTGTATGGGTATGTGGTGCAACGGGGCATGGTGTGAACCGTTATGCCAGGGAGACCGGCATTATGGGTGAATTGTTCATTCAGAATCAACAGCGGAATCCGGAAGGCAACCCCTATCTGTGGGACGTTACTTTGCTGGAGGCGGTAAGAGCCGAACCTAATTTGACTCTGTATATGAATACGGATGTTAGAGAAGTAGAAGCAGACGGTGAGAAGGATGCGAGAATAATTCGTAGCGTGAAAGGCTGGATGATGGGCTCCGAGCGTGAGATTACGTTTGAAAGTGAGATGTTCCTTGACTGTACAGGTGACGGACTCATCGGTTTTCTCGCTGGAGCAGCATACCGGATTGGCCGTGAAGCCCGTCATGAGTTTGGGGAAGAATGGGCACCGGAAGTTGCTGATGATATTACGCTTGGCAGCACACTGCTGTTCTATACAAAAGATACCGGAAAACCGGTACGGTTTGTAGCTCCATCATTTGCTAGAGACATTACTACAACCCCAATTCCGCTAAAGCGTGTGATCCGCAGCGGAGATTCCGGCTGTCATTACTGGTGGATTGAATGGGGCGGCGAGCTGGATACGGTACATGAGAATGAACAGATTCGGGATGAGTTATGGTCTGTTATTTATGGCATCTGGGATTATATTAAGAACTCCGGCAAGTTTCAGGCCGAGGATATGACGCTGGAATGGGTAGGCTCGATTCCAGGCAAACGCGAATACCGCCGCTTCCTTGGTGATACGATCCTGACGCAAAATGATGTTATGTCTCAGCGCCCATTCGAAGACCGGGTCGCCTTTGGCGGTTGGTCTATCGACCTGCATCCTCCGCAAGGGATGTATGCAAGCGAGAGCGGCTCCAAGCATCTGCATGCAGATGGCATTTATCATATTCCGTTTGGATGCCTGTACTCCCGAAATGTCAGCAATCTGCTGTTTGCGGGACGTAATATTAGTGCATCGCATGTTGCATTCGGAACAACCCGTGTCATGGCAACTTGTGCGGTCATGGGAGAAGCGGCAGGTGCAGGCGCTGCCTTGTCGGTAAGCAAAGGCATCACGCCTCGTGAACTGCGCGAGCAGCACTTGACCGAATTGCAGCAAACGATGTTGCGAACCGATGCCTCAATTATAGGACTCAGAAATATGGATTCTGCTGACCTTGCGAGAGAGGGGAGCATCTCGGCTTCAAGCACGATGACCCGGATTTTGATTAACGAACCTTCCGAGGAGTACCGACTGCTTGCTGACGTTGGATGGCTGTTCCCGGCCGAGGGTGGAATTGAAGGATTAACGCTATTGGTCTCTGCTCGTGAAGCCACAAGTCTGACTATAGAACTGTGGGATACAGGTCGCCCTGAGAATTATGTACCGGCAAACTTCAAGCAAGCTATGGACATCGAGGTCGATGTAGGTCAGAAACAATGGTTGGAGGTGCCTGCTGACAGTGCAATGTTTGGAGGTGATCCTTGTAATGTATTTATCATTGTTCGTGCGAATGAAGCAGTCAGTCTTTATACATCAGCTGTCCCGATCAGTGGTGTCCTCGCCTTCGAGCGAGGAGTCAAGCCAATAGTCAGCTCCGATCTGGAGGATCATCAGCCGAATCAGCCCATTATCGAATGGTCGATGAAGCGCCTTGTCCGAAAGCCATTTTGTTTTGCAGTTGAGACTGGCGCGTATTCACCTGATAAAGTCATCAACGGCTATGTCCGCCCGTTTGGCGGTCCACAGCTGTGGGTATCGGAACCCATCGCTAATGGCCGTGAAGAATGGATTGAAGTCAAACTTCCAGAACCAGTGGATATTCGGGAAATCCACCTTACCTTTAATGACGATGTTAATGAGGATTTGATCAATTTGCACCATCATGAAACACCGTTTCTGGTCATTCCAGAGTTGGTTAAGAGCTATGAGGTGCAGGCATATATTAATGGGGAATGGGTACGTTTTGCTGGAGATAGCCATAACCTTACTCGCAAAAAGATTCATCGCCTTGAGAATCCCATCCAATCAACACGGATTAGGGTCATCATCAAGGAAACGCACGGCGGCGATCGGGCAGAAGTGTACGAAATTCGCTTATATGATTCTCATAGATGA
- a CDS encoding carbohydrate ABC transporter permease, translating into MFRTTKTRSVKLSVTILMLIAGLFMIVPFLWMLSTSFQTPSEVFRQWLPSKLDWTSHKRIWTGNYNFLPYYLNSIKIAVIGTAGAVFLSAFAAYGFARTEFKGRNTLFIVYLSMMMIPPQVVFVPKFILFNWLHIYNTHWALILPAMFSIFGVFMLRQFFLSIPNEITESALLDGAGHFRIFFKLVLPLAKPALATFAIIDFSWQWNDYENALVFLQSPKLYTIPLGLQNFVLENNVDYNGMMAASSAAIIPMILIFLLGQKYIIQGVSSSAVKG; encoded by the coding sequence ATGTTTAGAACAACGAAGACACGCTCAGTTAAGCTTTCTGTAACGATCCTTATGCTAATTGCGGGGTTGTTTATGATTGTCCCTTTTTTATGGATGCTCAGTACTTCCTTCCAGACTCCAAGTGAGGTCTTCCGTCAATGGCTTCCTTCGAAGCTGGACTGGACCAGCCATAAGCGGATCTGGACGGGAAACTATAATTTTCTCCCTTATTATTTGAACTCAATTAAGATTGCCGTGATTGGTACAGCAGGTGCCGTTTTTTTGTCGGCCTTTGCTGCTTATGGCTTCGCCCGTACGGAATTTAAAGGACGTAATACCCTCTTCATCGTGTATCTATCCATGATGATGATTCCTCCTCAAGTCGTTTTTGTTCCGAAGTTTATCCTGTTTAACTGGCTTCATATTTATAACACGCATTGGGCATTAATTCTGCCAGCCATGTTCTCAATCTTTGGCGTATTTATGCTCCGTCAATTCTTTCTCAGTATTCCGAACGAGATTACAGAATCTGCATTACTCGATGGTGCGGGTCATTTTCGAATTTTCTTCAAGCTGGTGTTACCGTTAGCCAAACCCGCGCTTGCAACGTTTGCCATTATCGATTTTTCCTGGCAATGGAATGATTATGAGAATGCTCTGGTTTTCCTGCAGAGTCCAAAGCTTTATACAATTCCGCTTGGTCTGCAAAATTTCGTTCTGGAAAACAACGTTGACTATAACGGCATGATGGCAGCTTCTTCCGCAGCGATTATCCCTATGATTCTAATCTTTTTGCTTGGTCAGAAATATATTATTCAGGGCGTATCCAGTTCAGCTGTAAAAGGCTAA
- a CDS encoding carbohydrate ABC transporter permease, with amino-acid sequence MKRNSWIRKQGWVGYVFILPNMLGILAFFILPALYSFFMMFTDYQFANPNWTFTGLDNIKRLFGDDQFYASIKYTIIFLMSVPVSLAIAFLVALVLNRSVYLKGLLRGMFFLPYISSGVAVAFVWMLLFQPSQGPINEVLRFIGIVSPPGWFADSSSAMYAIDVVQIWFMLGYNMIIYLAALQEISTEQLEAARIDGAGKATITWRIVWPLVSPTTFMLLITGLIMTVKSFSLIQAITGGGPSGSTTILSLFVYKTAFSYYEMGYASTISWFLFAVILVITIIQWVGQKRWVHY; translated from the coding sequence GTGAAAAGGAACAGCTGGATTCGGAAACAAGGCTGGGTGGGCTACGTATTTATTTTGCCTAATATGCTCGGTATCCTCGCATTTTTTATTCTGCCTGCCTTGTACTCCTTCTTTATGATGTTCACGGACTATCAATTCGCCAATCCGAATTGGACGTTCACCGGATTAGATAATATCAAACGCCTTTTTGGTGATGATCAGTTCTATGCATCAATCAAATATACGATCATATTCCTGATGTCCGTTCCAGTCTCATTGGCAATTGCGTTTCTTGTTGCTCTTGTGCTTAACCGGAGTGTGTATCTGAAAGGATTGCTTAGAGGCATGTTCTTCCTGCCATATATCTCAAGCGGAGTTGCCGTTGCTTTTGTATGGATGCTTCTGTTCCAGCCATCTCAGGGGCCAATTAATGAAGTACTTCGCTTTATCGGCATTGTATCGCCTCCGGGCTGGTTTGCTGATTCGAGTTCGGCGATGTATGCCATTGACGTCGTACAAATATGGTTTATGTTAGGTTACAACATGATTATCTATTTGGCAGCCCTACAGGAGATTTCGACTGAGCAGCTTGAAGCGGCACGTATTGACGGTGCAGGGAAAGCGACTATTACATGGAGAATTGTATGGCCGCTTGTTAGTCCAACGACATTTATGCTATTGATTACCGGGCTGATAATGACGGTCAAATCCTTCTCTCTCATCCAAGCGATTACTGGCGGCGGCCCAAGCGGAAGCACCACGATTCTGTCGCTGTTCGTTTACAAAACGGCATTTAGCTATTATGAGATGGGCTATGCGTCAACCATTTCCTGGTTCCTGTTTGCGGTTATTCTCGTCATTACCATTATCCAATGGGTCGGCCAAAAACGCTGGGTCCATTACTAG